From the genome of Cedecea lapagei, one region includes:
- the gntK gene encoding gluconokinase, whose protein sequence is MSTTNHDHHIYVLMGVSGSGKSAVASEVAHRLNAAFLDGDFLHPRSNILKMASGEPLNDDDRTPWLKALNDAAFAMQRTNKVSLIVCSALKKHYRDLLRDGNPNLSFIYMKGDFGVIESRLKARKGHFFKTQMLVTQFETLEEPQADEKDVLVVDIDQPLDGVVASTLALINKGSAE, encoded by the coding sequence ATGAGCACTACTAATCACGACCACCATATTTATGTCCTGATGGGCGTCTCCGGCAGCGGTAAATCCGCCGTTGCCAGCGAAGTTGCCCATCGGCTGAACGCCGCGTTTCTTGACGGCGATTTCCTGCATCCCCGCAGCAATATCCTGAAAATGGCCTCTGGCGAGCCGCTGAACGACGACGACCGCACCCCGTGGCTTAAGGCGTTAAATGACGCCGCGTTTGCGATGCAGCGTACCAACAAAGTTTCGCTGATCGTCTGTTCGGCGCTGAAAAAACACTATCGCGATCTGCTCCGTGACGGTAACCCGAACCTCTCCTTTATCTATATGAAAGGCGATTTCGGGGTGATCGAAAGCCGTCTGAAGGCCCGCAAAGGCCACTTCTTTAAAACTCAGATGCTGGTGACCCAGTTCGAAACCCTGGAAGAGCCCCAGGCGGATGAGAAAGACGTACTGGTTGTGGATATCGATCAGCCGCTGGACGGCGTTGTCGCCAGCACCCTCGCATTAATCAACAAAGGCAGCGCAGAGTGA
- the gntU gene encoding gluconate transporter, with protein MSTLTLVLTAVGSVLLLLFLVMKARMHAFVALMVVSIGAGLFSGMPLDKIADTMQKGMGGTLGFLAIVVALGAMFGKILHETGAVDQIAVKMLKSFGHSRAHYAIGLAGLICALPLFFEVAIVLLISVAFSMARHTGTNLVKLVIPLFAGVAAAAAFLLPGPAPMLLASQMHADFGWMILIGLCAAIPGMIIAGPLFGNFISKFVELKIPDDISEPHLGEGKLPSFGFSLSLILLPLVLVGLKTIAARFTAPGSSLYEWLEFIGHPFTAILVACLVAIYGLAYRQGMDKEKVMAVCGQALQPAGIILLVIGAGGVFKQVLVDSGVGPALGEALTGMGLPIAITCFVLAAAVRIIQGSATVACLTAVGLVMPVIEQLHYNGAQMAALSVCIAGGSIVVSHVNDAGFWLFGKFTGASEAQTLKTWTMMETILGTTGAIVGMIAFSLLS; from the coding sequence GTGAGTACATTAACGCTTGTTTTAACGGCAGTCGGCTCCGTGCTGTTACTGCTGTTTTTAGTGATGAAGGCACGTATGCACGCCTTCGTGGCCTTGATGGTGGTTTCTATTGGCGCCGGTTTGTTCTCCGGCATGCCGCTCGACAAAATCGCCGATACCATGCAGAAGGGCATGGGCGGTACGCTGGGCTTCCTGGCTATTGTGGTCGCGCTTGGCGCCATGTTCGGCAAAATCTTGCATGAAACCGGCGCGGTGGATCAGATAGCCGTCAAGATGCTGAAATCGTTCGGCCACAGCCGTGCGCACTATGCGATCGGCCTGGCGGGTTTGATTTGTGCGCTACCTCTGTTCTTTGAGGTGGCCATTGTCCTGCTGATCAGCGTGGCGTTCTCGATGGCGCGCCATACCGGCACCAATCTGGTGAAGCTGGTGATCCCGCTGTTTGCGGGCGTAGCCGCCGCTGCCGCGTTCCTGTTGCCGGGGCCAGCGCCGATGCTGCTGGCATCGCAAATGCACGCCGACTTTGGCTGGATGATCCTGATTGGCCTGTGCGCCGCGATCCCGGGCATGATCATTGCCGGGCCGCTGTTCGGGAACTTCATCAGCAAATTTGTTGAGCTGAAAATCCCCGACGATATCTCTGAGCCGCACCTGGGCGAAGGCAAGCTGCCCTCCTTTGGTTTTAGCCTGTCGTTGATTCTGCTGCCGCTGGTGCTGGTTGGTCTGAAAACGATTGCCGCTCGCTTTACTGCGCCGGGCTCCTCGCTGTACGAATGGCTCGAGTTCATCGGCCACCCGTTCACCGCGATTCTGGTGGCCTGTCTGGTGGCGATTTATGGCCTGGCTTACCGCCAGGGAATGGATAAAGAGAAAGTGATGGCGGTGTGCGGCCAGGCGCTGCAGCCAGCGGGCATTATCCTGCTGGTTATCGGTGCCGGTGGCGTGTTCAAACAGGTGCTGGTTGACTCCGGCGTGGGCCCGGCTCTGGGTGAAGCGCTGACCGGTATGGGCCTGCCTATCGCCATTACCTGCTTCGTGCTGGCGGCGGCGGTACGTATTATTCAGGGCTCCGCTACCGTAGCCTGCCTGACAGCCGTTGGCCTGGTGATGCCGGTGATCGAACAGCTGCATTATAACGGCGCGCAGATGGCGGCGCTGTCTGTCTGTATCGCGGGCGGCTCTATCGTCGTGAGCCACGTGAACGACGCGGGCTTCTGGCTGTTCGGTAAGTTTACCGGCGCATCCGAAGCGCAGACGCTGAAGACCTGGACGATGATGGAAACCATCCTCGGCACTACCGGGGCGATTGTCGGGATGATTGCCTTCAGCCTGCTGAGCTAA